The sequence CAAGGGTGAGCTTCGCAGACAGTTTCACCATGTCATCGACGTGGCTCCGACCATTTTGGAGGCCGCCAATCTGCCCGAACCAAAGACTGTCAACGGTGTCGAGCAGTATCCCATGGACGGCGTGAGCATGGTTTACAGCTTCGATGACGCCAAGGCCCAGGAACGGCACACGACCCAGTACTTCGAGATGTCCGGCAACCGCGCCATCTATCACGACGGTTGGTTTGCACGGACCATCTTCAAGGCGCCTTGGGAAGCCAAGCCCCGCCGTGACGTGGCGGACGATTCCGCATGGGAACTCTACGACACTCGCACCGACTTCAGCCTGATCAATGACCTCTCAAAGCAAAACCCGCAGAAGCTTAAAGAAATGCAGGCGTTGTTCCTGGTGGAAGCGGAGCGGAATTTTGCGCTGCCCATGGAAGGCCGCATCTTCGAGCGTCTCAATGCGGAACTGGTAGGGCGCCCCGACCTGATGGCCGGCCGGACGTCCATCACCCTGGCCGGTGGCATGACCGGCATGGGTGAAAACGTGTTCCTGAACATCAAGAACAAGTCCAAGACCGTCACCGCCGAGATCGAGGTGCCCGAAGACAAGGATGCCAACGGCATCATCATTGCCCAGGGTGGTCGTTTCGGCGGCTGGGCCATGTACGTCAAGGACGGTGTGCCAGCCTACGACTACAATTTCCTGGGCATGGAGCGTACGACCGTAACCGGGACCGAGAAGCTTAAGGGCGGAAAATACACGCTGCGCTTCGAGTTCGCCTACGATGGCGGAGGGTTTGGCAAGGGCGGGATGGGAACGCTTTATGTGAACGACAAGAAGGTCGGAGAGGGTCGCATCGAGCGCACGCAGCCAATGATATTCTCCGCGGATGAAACCGCCGATGTGGGCATCGACCTGGCGACGCCGGTGGTGGAATCCATCGGGGCGGAAGCGAGGTCCCGCTTCAACGGCCGGATTCAGAAGGTGACAGTGGAAGTCAAGGCCGCAAAGCCTGCAGAGAAGGCCGAAGCCGACGCCGCAGCTACCCTCCTGGCCCATAAGAAGGCCCTGGCGGATTAGACGAATCATGCAACGGGCAGGATCGGGGCTAACCCGGCCCTGCCCGTTGAACAGTTTCGGAGTTCTTCCCACGCAAGAACAACGCAGCCCGCATGGCCAGCAGACAGGAGCCATATGCCTTCTTCCAGAAATAGCGGTCTCATTTTACTGGAGCGCTCGCATCGGATTCCGCGCCATTTCCGCCCTGGCTTCCTGATGAAGTTCGGCAACGCCATACGACAGTGGCAATGGGGCGGGATTTTGCTCCTGTTCATTGCCGCCTTGAGTCTGACCGGCTGCGCCACGACCATGGGCGTTCGTCCTGGCGATCCCCGCGACATCTACGGCCAGATTTCGGTCAGCGCCATCAGCGCGGACGAGTGCAGCCATTTTTCCCTTGATGTTCTCAGTCGCTTCGATCTGGTGGATGCGTTCAGCAAAGACCCCGGTCCGGTGCTCACAGCGCTGCACAAAGAAGCCGTCAGGGACTACCGCACCGACACGGTCTTTGCCCTGGCGGAACTGAGCTATCTGGCCGGGATGCGTGCGCGCAGCAAGGGGCCGGGCGCGTCCAATCCGCTTTTCTTTGCCTCGGTCTTCTATGCCTACCAGTATCTTGTCGGCGGTGATGGGCACACGCCTCCCGACGCGCATGACCGCCGCTTCCGTCTGGTCTGCGACCTGTACAACAGCGCCCTGGCCGAAGCCTTGACCGATGCGGACGGCGTCATGCGCATCGCTTCCGGCAGGGTGGTCACGAATATCGGCCGCTTCGGCTTTGACCTCGATGGGTCGCATTTTCAACAGAATTTGGGAGAAATTGAGCGGTTCGTGTCCGCCGACCGCATCATCGTGCAGGGCTTCAGCCGCAGAAACCGGGATGCTGGCCTGGGTGCGCCGGTCATTGCCGTGCAGAAGAAACCCGAAGGGGCCCCGGCCTTCCGGTCCAGTCCGGCCACGGTCTTTCTGCGTTTCGCCTTCACACTGCAGGAGCTGGGCAAAGGTGACGGCCAGGCCACGTTGGAGCTTTATTCAGCTTTTGAAAATACGCAGGTCGAGCTTGGCGGCAAGCCCGTGCCCCTGGAGCGCGACACCACGGCCCAACTGGCCTACCAGATCGATCAGCCCTATGTTCAGTCTTTGGGTGTCCGTGAGTTTCTGTTCGGGACCAGCTTTATCAAGGCGGGCATTTTTCCCTTGCAACCCCACGACCCGGGCAAGATTCCCCTTGTTCTGGTTCACGGCACCTTCAGTAGCCCGGTCGCCTGGGGGGAAATGGTCAACACCTTGCACGCCGACCCCGTCATCGCCAAGAAATTCCAGATTTGGAACTTCTTCTACGACAGCGGCAAGCGCATCGGAATCTCCTCCCACGAGCTGCGGGACGCCCTAAGCCGTAAGATGCGCGATCTCGATCCCGAAGGCGTTAATCCTGCACTGCAGCGCATGGTCGTCATCGGCCACAGCCAGGGCGGCCTGCTGACCAAGATGACCGCCACGGATACCGGGGATGCCTTTGTGCGTTTGGCCACGGGAAAACCCCTGGCCGAGCTTGAACTGTCAGCGGAGGACCGCGCTGAGGTCGAGAGGGAGTCCGTGTTCACGCGCCTGCCCTTTGTCAGCAGGGTAGTATTCATTTCCACGCCGCACCGGGGGAGCTTTTTGTCTCAGAACTGGGTCCGTAGCCTGGTGCTCAAGGTGCTGACCCTGCCCAAGGATGTCCTGCAGTCCACCGCACGACTCATGGACACCGTGACACGACTGGGCGTGAATAAAGAGGCCGTCGGCGAGATGGTCGGCACCAGCAGTCTCGACGTCATGTCCCCCAGGAACCCGATCCTGCATACCCTGGCAGACATCCCCTTGGCTCCCGGAGTCAAGGGGCACTCCATCATCGCCATCGACGGCGACGAGACTCCTCCCGACGGCGACGACGGCGTGGTTAAATACACCAGTGCGCACGTGGATTACGTGGAATCGGAATTCCTGGTCCGCCACGGCCATTCCTGCCAGAGCCACCCGCTGGTCATTGAGGAGGTACGCCGGATTCTGCTCGAACATCTGCGGGAGGGCCGGAATCTGGATTGAATGTGCAATGAGATTTCGCGGAGGTGCGTTTCCTGTATGCCGGTCCCTAAAAATTTCCCGGACGTCGGGATCGTCGCACGGATGTGGATGGACATGGCGATACGCATTTTTGAGTGAATGCATGGCGGAACACGAACCATCTCAACAAAAGGGGAAAACATCATGAGAAAAAAGATTGTGCTGCTTATGCTAGCAGGACTCCTGGCGCTTCCTGTGCTGGCCGGCGCGGGGGTGACGGAGAAGCAGTTTGAACTCACGAACACCCAGGATCTGATCGACCTGTGCACCGCGACAGCAGACGATCCGCTCTACAACCATGCCGTGAACTTCTGCCACGGGTACCTTGTGGGCGCGTTCCAGTATTACGCGGCCGCAGCGGCGGGGCCCAACGGGGTCAAGCTGGTCTGCTACCCGGACAAGCATCCGACACGCAACCAGGTCATCGACATGTTTGTCCAGTGGGCCAAGGCGCATCCCGAATACATGCAGGAGAGGGCCGTTGAAACGGAGTTCCGGTTCCTGATGGAGACGTGGCCCTGCAATAAGTGACACTCATGCTCCTCGGCCTGAGACTCTTGTCGGGGGCGTTACTGGCGCTTGATTTCAAATGGAGCGCAAAGGAGAAACCCATGAAAAAAACTCTTCTCGTCATGACGTTGATCATCGCAATTTTTCTGTCGGGCTGCTCGGGCATGTCGGATACCCAGCAGCGCACCCTGAGCGGCGGCGCCATCGGTGCCAGCGCAGGAGCCATTGTCGGGGCTGTCGCCGGCAACACGGGCATGGGCCTGGCCATTGGCGCGGCTGCGGGTGCGGCGGGCGGATATCTGTACGACCAGCATGAAAAATCCAAGGAATCCGCCTACAAGGACGGCTACAACGCCGGGCAGAAGGCCAAGTAGGAGCATCGAGAGCCACGGCTGCGCCCTCTAAAGGATGACCTTCCGGTCACTTTTCGGGTGGAGCCGTGGTTCGGCGGAGTTTAGTCGGCCGATTTTCAGAATCTTGCAACCTCAACGTCAACAACAGACAGGAACCTTACCATGATCGACACGAATTCTTTTTGTTCGCATCGGAGCATCGCGCTGTGCGCGCTTCCCTTCGCTCTTTTGTGTTTTCTCTTTCTCGCGCCGGTGCAGGCGTCGGCCTCCAGCGCCACCGTATATGTCGAAGGCGTGCCGGGCGGCGTCATCGTGCACACTGAGGAAGTCACCGCCAAAGTCATGGAAATTGACCATGCGAAACGCACCGTCACCCTCCAGTCCCCCGATGGGGAAACCTTTGCCGCAAAAGTCGGCGAAGGGGCCGTCAATTTCGACCAGGTTGCCGTGGGTGATATGGTCAACGTGACCTTGACCGAGGAACTCGTCGTGTTTCTCGACGAGGAGGGGGCCGCTCCGGTTGATTCGTCATCAGCGGCTCTGGCCACTGCCCCTAAGGGCGCGCAGCCCGGCGGGCTCGTTGCCGCGACAAACCAGGTCACAGGCACGGTCACGGCCATCGATCATGAGCAGCGCACCGCCACATTGCAGTTTAAGGACGGCAGCACGAAAACACTGCCTGTGCGCGACGATATCGACCTGACCCTGCGCAAGGTCGGCGACCAGGTGGTGTTTCGTCTCACCGAGAAGCTCGCGATCTCCGTCGAGAAGCCCTGAGCGGGACGTCCTGCGCAGGCAGCCCTGGATTTCGTCCAGGAAGCAGTCGCTCAAAGTCAGCAAAGTACCCAGGTCGTGAGTCAAACCAGGCTCACGACCTTTTTCCCCGATGAGGAAGTTGGACATTGTAAACATGCAGCCATGAGTCCCATTCGGACCGAGGTGCGCCATGACCGCCGAACAGATCAGGCTTGATGAATCGCGTGAAAAAGGTGTTCTTTGGAAAAAATGGGGGCCGTAACTTTCGGAGCGGCAGTGAGGGACGGTCCGGGAGGACTACAGCGAAAACGGCGACGCCTGGAATTTTTTCACCCACGACCATGCCCGCTCCCGCGCCTACCGCTGGGGCGAGGACGGCATCGCCGGCATCTCCGACGACAGGCAGCGGCTGTGCTTCGCCCTGGCCCTGTGGAACGGGCGCGATGCCATCTTGAAGGAGCGCCTCTTCGGGTTGACCAACAGCGAGGGGGACGGAACGCGGTACATCACCGTGCTCAATTTCTCCGGCGAAAGGTCGCAGGCGCGTGTCCATCTGCCTTGGGAAGATCTGCGAGGAGGGATGTGGCGCTTGAATGACCTGCTTGCCAGCGAATCCTTCGACAGGAGCGGGGACGAGATGCTGGACGGGGGGTTGTTCGTGGACTTTGGGCCCTGGCGCTTCCACCTGCTTGAGGTGCTGCCCGGCTGACGCGGCCCCGCAGAATGCGGGGATGGGATTGTGCTGCGGACATTGTGCCGGTCGGACCCTTGCGGGGCCGACCGGCACAACTCGTTATGGTTCTTACTTTTTCTTGTAGACGCCCTTCAGCTCGGCTTCCATGCGTCGGTTTTCGGCGCGGCCTTCTTCAGTGTCGTTACTGGCGACGGGCTTGCTCTCGCCGTAGCCACGGGCTGAGAACAGGCTGCCGTCCAGACCGAAGTTTGTGACCAGATAGTCCCGCACGGCCTTGGCGCGGCGCTCGGACAGCTTCTGGTTGTACTCGTCTGCGCCCTTGGAGTCGGTGTGCCCGGCGATTTCCACAACCGTGAAGGACTGCTGCTGCTTCATGTACGCGGCAAAATCAGCCAGTTCCTGGTGGTACGCGGGCTTGATGTCGGATTTGTCGAAATCGAAGTTGACCTTGAGCCGGATGACTTCGGGGATCGGGCAGCCGTCAGCATCGACAGCCAGTCCCATGATGGTGTCAGGGCATTTGTCAACGCAGTTGTTCACGCCGTCGCCGTCGTCGTCCAGGGAACAGGGATCCACGCCGCCGGCAACGTCGTAGAAGACGTCCCTGACGAACTTCTGCATGGCCGCGTCATCGGCCAGCTGCGCCGCGGACACGCCGACGCCGCAGGGCTTCAGGGCGGTGATGGAATCCAGCAGGGGCTGGTTGCCATTCACGGAATCGGCGAAGCTTACGGTATGGAAGCACACGTTGTATTTTTCAGCCAGGGCTGCGGCCACTTTCAGGGAATCTTCCCCGGCATTTTCCCGACCGTCGGACACGATGATCACGGCGTTGCGGCCGGATGCGCCCTGCAGCGTCGGTTCCAGGGCTTGCAAGGCGACGCCCAGCGGGGTGGGGTCGCTGCCGATGAGGGTCGGCACCTTGGCGATGGACGCGCCGTAGGACGCGGGGGCGTAGAGTTCCAGAGCCTGAAGTTCACTGTACGGCGCGGCGGTGCTCAGCGCGCCCTTGTAACCCAGTTCCGGGATCATGGTGTTCATGCGCTCCAGGATGGATTTGGCCAGGACGATCTTTTTCGTCTTGGTGCCCACATAATTTTCGTCCATGGAGCCCGAGCGGTCCACGAGGATGATGAAGTTGTCGACTTTCTTGACGTAGTCTGCTGCGGCGAATGCAGATGACGCAGCAATGGTGAACAGGATGAAGGCTGAAAGTAGTATTTTTGTGAATTTCATGTATCGTCTCCGTTTAAAATTTTATCTTGACCAAAAAACGCGTGCTTTTTGTGATCCAATGTTGTGAAAGAGAATATTTTTTAACAAATTATTATTATTAAAATTTCCTCCTATTGTTTAAAATTTTTCTATTGATGATCTAATACATAACTATTATTGGTATTGCTTGTCAGAGAGGGCTCTCGAAAATTCGGGCCAGTGTTGACCGACGTGGCGCTTTGCAAGCGTCCCCTCCAGGCGCAGGCAGTGGAGTGGTTTCATAGTGCCAGATTGCGTATTCTATGAATCCGATGATTACAAATACTAGCAATATTCAAGCCAGTTGCGTCAGGCTTTTCAGGGTGACATCAAGCTGCCGTCTGTGCAAAAAACTATGCGAACACTCTGCGGATATGTTGGTATCAAAACTCTCGCCGCCCAATGGTTCATGGACGCGCAGGCCCATCGTCAACCGGGCCACGAGTGCTGGATGCCATGTGTCCGTTTTCCCAAAGTGGACTCTGGCCATCGGGTTTTCACGAATTTCTGATGATCGCGGGTATTACATATCGCCTTGTGGGCGAGATATCGCCTTGACACGGATCGAGGACACGGATTGAGTATGTATACGATGATAAACCTCCTCCCGAGAGCTGCATGAAGCCGACGATGCAAAGTTCATTTTACGACTACCACAAGCGGATCTCCGAAATATCCGCCAGAATGGTCAAGGCCTCGAAGGCGGAACTCGATGACGAGATTCAGCGATCACTCAAAGAGGCATTGCAGCCGCTGGGCGTGGATCGCGGGGGGCTTCTCCAGGTTTTCGAGGATTCGCCGATCGTTCACATCGCGTATGCTTGGTATGATGACGGATTGGAGCCGGTCTCAAAGGACATCAATCTGGCGGAGAGATATCCCTGGGCCTACCAGCACATCGTTGTCCAGGGAAAGACCTGGGCCATGTCATGCCTTGGGGATCTTCCGCCCGAAGCCGATGTCGACCTGCGATCATATCGTCTGCTGGGATCCAAGTCGGTTCTGAGCATCCCATTGTTCTTGGGCCAAAAAATCGATTATATCCTCACGGTCAACGCCCTCAAAGAGGAACGGGACTGGCCCGAAGAGATTGTCGTGTATCTGCGCCTGCTCGGAGAGATTTTTGTGAGCGCCTTGCAGCGGAGAGTTGACGACTATGCCCTGCTTGAGGCCAAGGAACGTCTTTCCTTGGCGGTGGAATCCGCAGGAGCCGGCATTTTGGATCTTGATCTTGAAAGCGGCGTCTACTGGACTACCGACAGGGCCCGGGAGATACTCGGCTTGGATTCCGGGCTGAGCGTCAAGTTCGAGAATACCCTGAAATTGATTCATCCCGACGACAAGGCCATGTTCCAGAAGGTCATGGGCGAAGTCATCAGCAAAAAAGGGCAGGGCAGCATCGAATACAGGATCGTGTTGCCGAACGGACAAATCCGCTGGCTGCGAAGGTGGGTGCGTTATCATGAGGGGTTCCCAGCGGGACGCCCCAGGCTTTTGGGGATCACCCTGGATGTGACTGAGCGTCAACAGATGGAGCTGAAACTCAGGGCGCAGCTTCAGGAAATCGAACGCCTGCACGGCCAACTGGAGGAGGAAAACTCCTACCTGCGCAACGAGGTGATGTCCTGTCGGGAGCGGAAGAATCTGCACAACTTCGGCGAACGGATGCAGGAGGTTTTGATCAAGGTCGAGCAGGTGGCCAGTACTGAATGCACCGTTTTGATCGAAGGGGAAACCGGGACCGGCAAGGAAGTGCTCGCGCAGGCAATCCATCAGAGCAGCCCTCGGTCACATCGGATGATGATCACGGTCAATTGTGCCGCTCTGCCCGCCGCCTTGGTGGAGAGCGAGCTTTTCGGACGCGAGAAGGGGGCGTTTACCGGAGCGCTAAGTCGGCAAGTGGGACGCTTTGAACTGGCTCAGGGCTCCACTCTGTTTCTCGACGAGATCGGAGAGATGCCGCTTGAGACGCAGGCCAAGCTGCTGCGGGTGCTCCAGGAGGGGGAATTCGAGCGCCTCGGGAGCCCAAAAACCATCAAGGTCGATGTACGGGTCCTCGCCGCCAGCAACCGCGACCTGGCTGTGGAAGTTTCCCAGGGGCGCTTTCGCCGCGACCTCTATTACCGTCTCAACGTCTTTCCCATTCTCCTGCCACCGTTGCGGGAACGCCGCGAAGACATACCGCAGCTGGTTTGGGAGTTCATCAGCGAATTCGGGGACCGGATGGGGAAAAAAATCCGCCGTATCGCCAAGAACGACATGGAGCGTCTCAAGGTCCATGCATGGCCCGGAAATATACGCGAACTGCGCAATGTCATCGAACATGCCATGATCGTCACCAAAGGGGATACGCTAGAGCTTGCGCACTTGCTGGTGAACGCTCCTCAAGATGAGCCGGTTGTGACTCTCGAAGAGATGGAGCGCCGGCATATCCAGAGGATTCTCAAGGTCGCCGGAAACCGGGTCAGGGGTTCGGGCGGTGCTGCGGAGCTGCTGGCCATCAACCCCTCGACCCTTAATTCGCGGATGCGCAAGCTCGGCATCAAAGCCAGGCCTGTCTGAGGCGTCACTGCAAAAAGACGTCATCCCCGCGAAGGCGGGGATCCATGTCTTTTTAACCGTCTGAAAAGAATGGATTCCTGCTTTCGCAGGAATGACACTCAGGGTCTTTCGCGACTTTTTGCAGTAGTGTCTGTCTGAGCCTGTGGTGTGATATTTCAACGAAAAGGCGACATATCGTCTGGCGTGTCTCTCCCCTTTCCTCCTGAGTCTCTTCAAATTCTGCAATAACTACCAAATATTAAAGACCTTAGCGTCTCTTCCGGGCGGCGCGTGTCTTTGGCACTGATCATGAATATCTTCAGTCCATGATCATCTCCATCATCAAGATCTTCCCGGCTGCGGGACGAGAGGGCGTCGTCATGGATGTCCTCGACTCGTTGAAGGGACCTGTTTCCGCCCAAGCCGGCTGCCTGGGGTGTTCGGTTTCGGTGGAGGTGGGGGAGGGAGAAGCGATCTGCTACACTGAGCGGTGGAGTTCCAGGGAAGCTCTCGATTGGCACCTCAGCACGCCTCTCTACATGCGCCTGCTGGAAGTCATGGAGTGCTCGTGCCGGCCTCCTGAGGTCGAATTTTTTGAAGTAGCCGATGCCCTTGGCATTGAACTGGTCGAGCAGATCAGGAATCCCAAAGGTGAAAAGTGACAAGCCGAGGGGCGTAAATAACGCTCAAGTACAGGGAGAATTTTATGAGAAAGTCAGCGCGAATTTTATGGAACCTGCTCGTGGTCATCAGCTTGTTCTTGATCCCTGCTTATGCATCGAAAACGGCAGAGCCACTTGTGTCAGCAAGCGGCGAACCCCACATGTTGGCAATAATTGATGCGTTAACGAAACTTGCCTACGAGGGCGGGACGATGCCCCTTACAACCACGCCGGTAGTTGGAAAGCCTGAGCGGCAGTACCAATCCGTCTTCATGCCGGGGACGGAAACGCTGGACGCCGGCGAGATGAGGGTGACCATCCTCGGCAGTGGAGACCCCTTCGTCAAGAAGGGCCAGTCATCGGCC is a genomic window of Desulfomicrobium baculatum DSM 4028 containing:
- a CDS encoding OmpA family protein, encoding MKFTKILLSAFILFTIAASSAFAAADYVKKVDNFIILVDRSGSMDENYVGTKTKKIVLAKSILERMNTMIPELGYKGALSTAAPYSELQALELYAPASYGASIAKVPTLIGSDPTPLGVALQALEPTLQGASGRNAVIIVSDGRENAGEDSLKVAAALAEKYNVCFHTVSFADSVNGNQPLLDSITALKPCGVGVSAAQLADDAAMQKFVRDVFYDVAGGVDPCSLDDDGDGVNNCVDKCPDTIMGLAVDADGCPIPEVIRLKVNFDFDKSDIKPAYHQELADFAAYMKQQQSFTVVEIAGHTDSKGADEYNQKLSERRAKAVRDYLVTNFGLDGSLFSARGYGESKPVASNDTEEGRAENRRMEAELKGVYKKK
- a CDS encoding YMGG-like glycine zipper-containing protein; the protein is MKKTLLVMTLIIAIFLSGCSGMSDTQQRTLSGGAIGASAGAIVGAVAGNTGMGLAIGAAAGAAGGYLYDQHEKSKESAYKDGYNAGQKAK
- a CDS encoding putative quinol monooxygenase — translated: MIISIIKIFPAAGREGVVMDVLDSLKGPVSAQAGCLGCSVSVEVGEGEAICYTERWSSREALDWHLSTPLYMRLLEVMECSCRPPEVEFFEVADALGIELVEQIRNPKGEK
- a CDS encoding sigma-54-dependent Fis family transcriptional regulator: MKPTMQSSFYDYHKRISEISARMVKASKAELDDEIQRSLKEALQPLGVDRGGLLQVFEDSPIVHIAYAWYDDGLEPVSKDINLAERYPWAYQHIVVQGKTWAMSCLGDLPPEADVDLRSYRLLGSKSVLSIPLFLGQKIDYILTVNALKEERDWPEEIVVYLRLLGEIFVSALQRRVDDYALLEAKERLSLAVESAGAGILDLDLESGVYWTTDRAREILGLDSGLSVKFENTLKLIHPDDKAMFQKVMGEVISKKGQGSIEYRIVLPNGQIRWLRRWVRYHEGFPAGRPRLLGITLDVTERQQMELKLRAQLQEIERLHGQLEEENSYLRNEVMSCRERKNLHNFGERMQEVLIKVEQVASTECTVLIEGETGTGKEVLAQAIHQSSPRSHRMMITVNCAALPAALVESELFGREKGAFTGALSRQVGRFELAQGSTLFLDEIGEMPLETQAKLLRVLQEGEFERLGSPKTIKVDVRVLAASNRDLAVEVSQGRFRRDLYYRLNVFPILLPPLRERREDIPQLVWEFISEFGDRMGKKIRRIAKNDMERLKVHAWPGNIRELRNVIEHAMIVTKGDTLELAHLLVNAPQDEPVVTLEEMERRHIQRILKVAGNRVRGSGGAAELLAINPSTLNSRMRKLGIKARPV
- a CDS encoding esterase/lipase family protein, coding for MPSSRNSGLILLERSHRIPRHFRPGFLMKFGNAIRQWQWGGILLLFIAALSLTGCATTMGVRPGDPRDIYGQISVSAISADECSHFSLDVLSRFDLVDAFSKDPGPVLTALHKEAVRDYRTDTVFALAELSYLAGMRARSKGPGASNPLFFASVFYAYQYLVGGDGHTPPDAHDRRFRLVCDLYNSALAEALTDADGVMRIASGRVVTNIGRFGFDLDGSHFQQNLGEIERFVSADRIIVQGFSRRNRDAGLGAPVIAVQKKPEGAPAFRSSPATVFLRFAFTLQELGKGDGQATLELYSAFENTQVELGGKPVPLERDTTAQLAYQIDQPYVQSLGVREFLFGTSFIKAGIFPLQPHDPGKIPLVLVHGTFSSPVAWGEMVNTLHADPVIAKKFQIWNFFYDSGKRIGISSHELRDALSRKMRDLDPEGVNPALQRMVVIGHSQGGLLTKMTATDTGDAFVRLATGKPLAELELSAEDRAEVERESVFTRLPFVSRVVFISTPHRGSFLSQNWVRSLVLKVLTLPKDVLQSTARLMDTVTRLGVNKEAVGEMVGTSSLDVMSPRNPILHTLADIPLAPGVKGHSIIAIDGDETPPDGDDGVVKYTSAHVDYVESEFLVRHGHSCQSHPLVIEEVRRILLEHLREGRNLD
- a CDS encoding Rap1a/Tai family immunity protein, coding for MRKKIVLLMLAGLLALPVLAGAGVTEKQFELTNTQDLIDLCTATADDPLYNHAVNFCHGYLVGAFQYYAAAAAGPNGVKLVCYPDKHPTRNQVIDMFVQWAKAHPEYMQERAVETEFRFLMETWPCNK